The following coding sequences lie in one Syngnathus scovelli strain Florida chromosome 1, RoL_Ssco_1.2, whole genome shotgun sequence genomic window:
- the ppp2r5b gene encoding serine/threonine-protein phosphatase 2A 56 kDa regulatory subunit beta isoform isoform X2, giving the protein METTKLPPSSPSSPTSSFSVPSAEKVDGFVRRSIRRARRRRSPSSSNFRYQSSLVELTPLPLLKDAPAAEFHDLFSKKLQQCCVTFDFLDCVADLNGKEIKRAALNELVENVATSKGVLIEPLYPEAIKMISDNIFRCLPPCENPEFDPEEDDPPQEASWPHLQLVYEFFLRFLESPDFKPSVAKRYVDQKFVFQLLELFDSEDPREREYLKTILHRMYGKLLGLRAYIRKQINNIFLRFIYEAEQFNGVAELLEILGSIINGFAQPLKAEHKQFLVRVLIPLHTAKSLSVFHAPLTYCIVQFIEKDSTCAEHIIRGMLKYWPKTCTRKEVMFLGEMEQILDAIEPSQFVRVQEPLFKKIAACIASPHFQVVERACYFWNNEYILSLIEENCQVVLPLVFASLYTFSKEQWNQPIVALVFDILETFMKMNGELFEQLATSYKAEKQKDVKREREQAELWRRLEERADREHHGKGEQPSPAPGADRPEAGESAT; this is encoded by the exons ATGGAGACAACCAAGCTCCCCCCATCCAGTCCGTCCTCACCCACCAGCAGCTTCTCGGTGCCGTCAGCGGAGAAAGTGGACGGCTTCGTGCGACGCTCCATCCGCAGGGCGCGCCGAAGGAGGTCCCCTAGCTCGTCAAACTTCCGCTACCAGAGCTCCCTGGTGGAGCTTACGCCATTGCCCCTTCTCAAAG ACGCCCCCGCCGCTGAATTCCACGACCTCTTCAGCAAGAAGTTGCAGCAGTGCTGCGTGACCTTTGACTTCCTGGACTGTGTGGCCGACCTAAACGGGAAGGAGATCAAGCGTGCAGCGCTCAACGAGCTGGTGGAGAACGTGGCCACCAGCAAAGGAGTCCTCATCGAGCCGCTGTACCCGGAGGCCATTAAGATG ATATCCGACAATATCTTCCGCTGTCTCCCACCGTGCGAGAATCCCGAGTTTGACCCGGAAGAGGACGACCCCCCGCAAGAGGCCTCCTGGCCACATCTTCAG CTGGTGTACGAATTCTTCTTGCGCTTCTTGGAAAGTCCTGATTTCAAGCCCTCCGTGGCCAAGCGCTACGTGGACCAGAAATTCGTATTCCAG CTCCTAGAACTTTTTGATAGCGAGGACCCCAGGGAGAGGGAGTACCTCAAGACCATTTTACACCGCATGTATGGAAAACTTCTCGGCCTGCGAGCCTATATCCGCAAGCAGATCAATAACATCTTCCTCAG GTTCATTTATGAGGCTGAGCAATTTAACGGCGTCGCGGAGCTGTTGGAGATCCTCGGCAG CATCATCAACGGCTTCGCTCAGCCCTTGAAGGCCGAACACAAGCAGTTCCTGGTTCGGGTTCTCATCCCGCTGCACACGGCAAAGTCTTTGTCCGTCTTCCACGCGCCG CTGACCTACTGTATTGTGCAGTTCATTGAGAAAGACTCCACGTGCGCTGAACAT ATCATCCGAGGGATGCTAAAATACTGGCCGAAGACGTGCACGCGGAAGGAGGTGATGTTCTTGGGCGAGATGGAGCAGATCCTAGATGCCATCGAGCCGTCTCAGTTCGTCCGAGTGCAGGAGCCGCTCTTCAAAAAGATCGCCGCCTGCATCGCCAGTCCTCACTTCCAG GTGGTGGAGCGAGCCTGTTATTTTTGGAACAACGAATACATCCTGAGTCTGATCGAGGAGAACTGTCAAGTTGTCCTCCCGCTGGTTTTCGCCAGCCTCTACACGTTCTCCAAGGAGCAATGGAACCA ACCCATCGTGGCGCTCGTCTTCGACATCCTGGAGACCTTCATGAAAATGAACGGCGAGCTGTTTGAACAGCTGGCGACTTCCTATAAGGCGGAGAAACAAAA GGACGTCAAGCGGGAGAGGGAGCAGGCCGAGCTGTGGCGACGTCTGGAGGAACGGGCCGACCGCGAGCATCACGGCAAAGGGGAGCAGCCGAGCCCCGCGCCAGGCGCAGACCGGCCCGAGGCCGGGGAGAGCGCCACCTAG
- the ppp2r5b gene encoding serine/threonine-protein phosphatase 2A 56 kDa regulatory subunit beta isoform isoform X1 encodes METTKLPPSSPSSPTSSFSVPSAEKVDGFVRRSIRRARRRRSPSSSNFRYQSSLVELTPLPLLKDAPAAEFHDLFSKKLQQCCVTFDFLDCVADLNGKEIKRAALNELVENVATSKGVLIEPLYPEAIKMISDNIFRCLPPCENPEFDPEEDDPPQEASWPHLQLVYEFFLRFLESPDFKPSVAKRYVDQKFVFQLLELFDSEDPREREYLKTILHRMYGKLLGLRAYIRKQINNIFLRFIYEAEQFNGVAELLEILGSIINGFAQPLKAEHKQFLVRVLIPLHTAKSLSVFHAPLTYCIVQFIEKDSTCAEHIIRGMLKYWPKTCTRKEVMFLGEMEQILDAIEPSQFVRVQEPLFKKIAACIASPHFQVVERACYFWNNEYILSLIEENCQVVLPLVFASLYTFSKEQWNQSPPRPIVALVFDILETFMKMNGELFEQLATSYKAEKQKDVKREREQAELWRRLEERADREHHGKGEQPSPAPGADRPEAGESAT; translated from the exons ATGGAGACAACCAAGCTCCCCCCATCCAGTCCGTCCTCACCCACCAGCAGCTTCTCGGTGCCGTCAGCGGAGAAAGTGGACGGCTTCGTGCGACGCTCCATCCGCAGGGCGCGCCGAAGGAGGTCCCCTAGCTCGTCAAACTTCCGCTACCAGAGCTCCCTGGTGGAGCTTACGCCATTGCCCCTTCTCAAAG ACGCCCCCGCCGCTGAATTCCACGACCTCTTCAGCAAGAAGTTGCAGCAGTGCTGCGTGACCTTTGACTTCCTGGACTGTGTGGCCGACCTAAACGGGAAGGAGATCAAGCGTGCAGCGCTCAACGAGCTGGTGGAGAACGTGGCCACCAGCAAAGGAGTCCTCATCGAGCCGCTGTACCCGGAGGCCATTAAGATG ATATCCGACAATATCTTCCGCTGTCTCCCACCGTGCGAGAATCCCGAGTTTGACCCGGAAGAGGACGACCCCCCGCAAGAGGCCTCCTGGCCACATCTTCAG CTGGTGTACGAATTCTTCTTGCGCTTCTTGGAAAGTCCTGATTTCAAGCCCTCCGTGGCCAAGCGCTACGTGGACCAGAAATTCGTATTCCAG CTCCTAGAACTTTTTGATAGCGAGGACCCCAGGGAGAGGGAGTACCTCAAGACCATTTTACACCGCATGTATGGAAAACTTCTCGGCCTGCGAGCCTATATCCGCAAGCAGATCAATAACATCTTCCTCAG GTTCATTTATGAGGCTGAGCAATTTAACGGCGTCGCGGAGCTGTTGGAGATCCTCGGCAG CATCATCAACGGCTTCGCTCAGCCCTTGAAGGCCGAACACAAGCAGTTCCTGGTTCGGGTTCTCATCCCGCTGCACACGGCAAAGTCTTTGTCCGTCTTCCACGCGCCG CTGACCTACTGTATTGTGCAGTTCATTGAGAAAGACTCCACGTGCGCTGAACAT ATCATCCGAGGGATGCTAAAATACTGGCCGAAGACGTGCACGCGGAAGGAGGTGATGTTCTTGGGCGAGATGGAGCAGATCCTAGATGCCATCGAGCCGTCTCAGTTCGTCCGAGTGCAGGAGCCGCTCTTCAAAAAGATCGCCGCCTGCATCGCCAGTCCTCACTTCCAG GTGGTGGAGCGAGCCTGTTATTTTTGGAACAACGAATACATCCTGAGTCTGATCGAGGAGAACTGTCAAGTTGTCCTCCCGCTGGTTTTCGCCAGCCTCTACACGTTCTCCAAGGAGCAATGGAACCA ATCTCCCCCTAGACCCATCGTGGCGCTCGTCTTCGACATCCTGGAGACCTTCATGAAAATGAACGGCGAGCTGTTTGAACAGCTGGCGACTTCCTATAAGGCGGAGAAACAAAA GGACGTCAAGCGGGAGAGGGAGCAGGCCGAGCTGTGGCGACGTCTGGAGGAACGGGCCGACCGCGAGCATCACGGCAAAGGGGAGCAGCCGAGCCCCGCGCCAGGCGCAGACCGGCCCGAGGCCGGGGAGAGCGCCACCTAG
- the gphb5 gene encoding glycoprotein hormone beta-5, whose amino-acid sequence MRVLPPLLLLLLLLGQSSAVMRVAETTALHGFRGCAVREFTFVAQKPGCKSVRVTTEACWGRCHTWERPILDPPYIHRHHRVCTYALTRYASARLPGCQPGISPLYHYPVAVHCHCAVCTTLDSECESF is encoded by the exons ATGCGCGTCCTTCCAccactgttgctgctgctgcttctgctgggCCAGAGCTCGGCTGTGATGCGCGTCGCAGAGACGACGGCCCTGCATGGCTTCCGCGGCTGCGCAGTGCGAGAGTTCACCTTCGTGGCCCAGAAGCCGGGCTGCAAGAGTGTGCGGGTCACCACGGAAGCCTGCTGGGGGCGCTGTCACACCTGGGAG AGGCCAATCCTGGACCCTCCCTACATCCATCGGCACCACCGCGTGTGCACGTATGCGCTGACCCGCTATGCGAGTGCGCGGCTGCCCGGCTGCCAGCCCGGCATCTCGCCTCTTTATCACTACCCGGTGGCCGTGCACTGTCACTGCGCCGTGTGCACCACCCTGGACAGCGAA